A window of the Bacillus andreraoultii genome harbors these coding sequences:
- a CDS encoding LCP family protein, which yields MINLPIKEKIMKKDTRVNKGKGKKKRKWLWVATPLLIILAVVLVFGFHLTNKIADMTNAAHQQLERGDKSNKRIEPVYPGKDNFSVLFIGVDEREGERKSRSDVLLLATFNKNDHSIKMLSLPRDSRVQIPGHYETKINTAHFLGGVDLAVETVEELLDVPVDYYVKLNFDAFIDVIDALGGVTVDVPFTFSEMDSKDHKNAITLHKGTHTLNGEEALAFVRMRKKDPLGDFGRNERQKQVIQAIIEKSASISSINKYDDVLDNIGDNLTTNLTFQNVVALHPYAKSISSIESMKLKGHDLNINGGYYFGLDPESVADTSTILKEHLEISTTDTASSASDE from the coding sequence ATGATAAACCTACCTATAAAGGAGAAAATTATGAAAAAGGATACACGAGTCAATAAGGGCAAAGGTAAAAAGAAACGTAAATGGCTCTGGGTCGCTACACCACTACTCATTATTTTAGCCGTTGTTCTCGTATTCGGCTTTCACTTAACAAATAAAATTGCGGATATGACAAACGCAGCCCATCAACAATTAGAACGTGGAGATAAGTCAAATAAGCGAATTGAACCAGTATATCCTGGTAAAGACAATTTCTCTGTTCTTTTTATCGGTGTTGATGAACGTGAAGGAGAAAGAAAAAGTCGATCAGATGTTTTACTATTAGCAACATTTAACAAAAATGATCATTCGATAAAAATGTTAAGTTTGCCTAGGGATTCACGTGTACAAATTCCAGGACATTATGAAACCAAAATTAATACGGCTCATTTCCTTGGCGGGGTTGATTTAGCAGTTGAAACGGTTGAAGAATTACTTGATGTACCTGTTGATTATTATGTCAAACTAAATTTTGATGCATTCATTGATGTTATCGATGCACTTGGAGGCGTTACGGTTGATGTCCCATTTACCTTCTCAGAAATGGATAGTAAAGACCATAAAAACGCCATTACTCTTCACAAAGGTACACATACGTTAAATGGTGAAGAAGCACTTGCCTTTGTCCGCATGCGTAAAAAAGACCCATTAGGTGACTTCGGGCGTAATGAACGGCAAAAACAAGTGATCCAAGCAATCATTGAAAAGAGCGCATCAATCTCTTCTATTAATAAATATGATGATGTATTAGATAATATTGGTGACAATTTGACGACGAATTTAACATTCCAAAATGTCGTTGCACTTCATCCCTATGCAAAATCGATTTCATCCATTGAGTCAATGAAATTAAAAGGGCACGATCTTAATATTAATGGCGGATATTATTTTGGTTTAGATCCTGAGTCTGTTGCAGATACTTCTACAATTTTAAAAGAACATCTTGAAATATCAACTACTGATACCGCCAGCAGTGCTAGTGACGAATAA
- a CDS encoding YigZ family protein, with protein MRTDYLTVKCYGEHEIVIQKSRFIAYIDRVENEEDAQAFIQKIKKQNWNATHNCSAYLIGEHDQIQKANDDGEPSGTAGVPMLEVLKKRNIKDTVVVVTRYFGGIKLGAGGLIRAYSKATSEGLNATGIVERKLMRIMHTFIDYTWIGKVENELRSSIYDVKDIHYLDRVEIETYVQFGQEDAFQAWMTELTNGQAEITEGETLYLEKLVNQ; from the coding sequence TTGAGAACGGATTATTTAACAGTAAAATGTTATGGAGAACATGAAATTGTCATACAGAAGTCCCGCTTCATCGCGTATATTGATCGGGTTGAAAATGAAGAAGATGCGCAAGCCTTTATTCAAAAAATTAAAAAGCAAAATTGGAATGCAACTCATAATTGTTCAGCATATCTAATTGGTGAACACGATCAAATACAAAAAGCAAATGACGATGGAGAACCAAGTGGTACAGCTGGAGTTCCCATGCTTGAAGTATTAAAAAAAAGAAATATTAAAGATACGGTAGTTGTTGTTACAAGATATTTTGGTGGCATTAAGCTTGGTGCAGGTGGTCTTATTCGCGCTTATTCTAAAGCTACCTCTGAAGGATTAAATGCAACGGGTATTGTCGAAAGAAAATTGATGCGCATTATGCATACTTTTATCGACTACACTTGGATTGGTAAGGTAGAAAATGAATTACGCTCTTCTATCTATGATGTAAAAGACATCCATTATCTTGACCGTGTAGAAATAGAAACATATGTCCAATTCGGCCAAGAAGATGCGTTTCAAGCATGGATGACAGAATTAACGAACGGCCAAGCTGAAATCACTGAAGGGGAAACCCTTTACTTGGAAAAACTTGTAAATCAATAG